The nucleotide sequence CCCAGAGCTTGAGGCCGTACTCGGCGGTGGTGTACAGCTCCCAGCCGAGTTCGCCCACGTAGGACAGGCGCATGGCCGTGACGGGGATGCCGCCCACGTTGATTTCCTTGGTGCGGAAGTACTTCAGGCCGTCGTTGGTGACGTCGTCGGTGCTGACCTTGCCGATGACCTCGCGGGCCAGCGGGCCCCACAGGCCGATGCAGCAGGTGCTGCCGGTGATGTCTGTGACGTGCACCCACTTGGCCGGATCGGCGGCCGACTGCTTGCGGGCCTCGACGCGCAGGTAGTCGAAGTCCACGTTGCTGTTCACGCCAAGCTGGAAGTCTTCCTCCCCGAGGCGGGCGACGGTGACGTCACTGCGGATGCCGCCGTCGTGCTCGAGCAGCAGGCAGTAGGTGACGGCGCCGGGCTTCTTGGCGATGTTGCCGGTGCTCAGCCGGTGCAGCAGCTCCTGGGCGCCGGGGCCGTTGACGGCCAGGCGCTTCAGCGGCGTCATGTCGTAAAGCGCGACGGCGGTGCGCGTCTTCCACGCTTCGGCTGCGGAAATGGGGGAGGAGAACATGGCGGCCCAGGGCTCGCGTTCGGGTGCCTGCCACTCTTCCGGCAGTTCGTCCAGCAGGGGACGGTTGGCCTCGAACCAGTGCGGGCGCTCCCAGGCGGCCGACTCCAGGAAGAAGGCGCCGAGTTCCTTCTGCCGGACGTTGAACGGGCTGACGCGCAGGTCCCGCGGGGATTCCTTGGGCTGCAGCGGGTGCAGGACGTCGTAGATCTCCACGAAGTTCTGCTGCGAGGTCTCGCTGACGTAGTCGTCGCTGGTCTGGACCTTCTCGAAGCGGGTGAGCTCCGTGCCGTGCAGGTCGATGCGGGACCGGCCCTCGGTGAGCAGCTCGGCCACGGCCTTGGCCACACCGGCGGAGTGCGTCACCCACACGGCCTCGGCAACGAAGAAGCCGGAGAGCTCCGGGGCTTCGCCGATCAGCGGGCCGCCGTCGGGGGTGAAGGAGAAGATGCCGTTGAAGCCGTCCTGGATCGCGGCGCTGCGCAGTGCCGGCAGCAGGTCCTGGCTGTCTTCCCACGCGGGCACGAAGTCTTCAAGGGTGAAGTCCAGGCGGGAGGGCATGCGGTGGTCGGACATTTCCTCGGCCGCCACCTTCGGCAGGGCGGACATATCCACCGGCATCGGGCGGTGGGCGTAGCTGCCGATGCCGATGCGGTCGCCCCATTCGCGGTAGTACAGGTCCCTGTCCTGGTAGCGGAGGATGGGCTTGCTGGCGCCCTTGGGAAGCTCGTTGACGCCCTCGAGTTCGGGAAGCGGGGTGCTGACGACGTACTGGTGGGCCAGCGGCAGCAGCGGCACCTCCAGGCCCACCATCTTGCCAAGCTCACGGCCCCAGAAGCCTGCACAGGAGACCACGACGTCGGCGGGAATCACGCCGGAGGAGGTCTCGACGCCGGTGACCTTGCCGCCCCACTGCGAGATGCCGGTGACGGTGGTGGAACCGAGGTAGGTCACGCCCCGTTCGCGGGAGCGCTCGATCAGCAGCTGCACGGCACGGGCAGCCAGGGCCAGGCCATCGGTGGGGATGAGCAGGCCGCCCAGGACCTCGCGGCCGCCGGTGAGCTTGCCGGTGTTCAGCAGCGGGTAGATCTTTTCGCATTCGTCGGCGTCGACGATCCGGCTTTCGACGCCCCAGGAGGTCATCACACCCATCTTGCGCTTGAGGTCGGCCAGGCGCTCGGGAGTGGTTGCCAGCTCCAGGCCGCCCACCTGGTTGAAGCAGGACTCGCCGTCCTTGCTCAGCGCGAGCAGCTTGTTGACGGTGTAGGTGGCGAATTCCGTCATGGTCTTGGACGGGTTGTTCTGGAACACCAGGCCGGGGGCGTGCGACGTTGAACCGCCGGCCAGTTCCAGCGGACCCTGCTCGACGACGGTGATGTCCGTCCAGCCGCGGCTGGACAGCTCGTCCGCGAGGTTGGTGCCGACGATGCCGGCGCCGATGATGACGACGCGTGGTGATGCGCTCATGGTGTGTGTTTCTCCTGGATCGCGTTAGCGGAAAATTAACGGAAGACGACGGTGCGGGTGTTGTTGAGCAGGACGCGGTGCTGGCAGTGCCACTTCACCGCGCGGGAGAGCGCCTGGGTCTCGGCGTCCCGGCCCACCGTCACCAGCGCGTCCGGGTCGAGGGCGTGGTCCACGCGGAAGACTTCCTGCTCGATGATGGGACCTTCATCGAGGTCGGCGGTGACGTAGTGGGCCGTGGCGCCCACCATCTTCACGCCGCGGTCGTAGGCCTGGTGGTACGGCTTCGCACCCTTGAAGCCGGGCAGGAACGAGTGGTGGATGTTGATGGCCCGTCCGCGCAGCTTCTTGCACAGGTCGTCGGACAGCACCTGCATGTAGCGGGCCAGCACCACGAGGTCGGCGTCGTATTCGGCCACGAGGTCCAGCAGGCGGGCCTCGGCCTCGGGCTTGGTGGCGGCCGTTACGGGCACGTGGATGAAGGTCAGCCCGGCCGCTTCGGCCATGGGGCGCAGGTCCTCATGGTTGGAAACCACGACGGCGATCTCCGCACCCAGGCTGCCGGCCCGCCACCGGAAGATGAGGTCATTCAGGCAGTGGCCGAACTTCGACACCATGACCAGCAGCCGCTGCGGGCGTCCGTCGTGGATGCTGAAGTCCATGCCGAACTCGCCGGCGATGGCTGCGAACTCTGCGGTCAGGCTTTCGGCCGTCTGCTGGCCGGGCTCACCGAGCCTGGCGAAAGGACCCTGGTCGCCGTCGATGCCGCTGTGCGTGAAGGCGGTCCGCAGGTACAGGTTGCCGCTGACGTGGTCGTCGAACTGCTGGTGCTCCACGATGTCGAAGCCACGGTCCGCCAGGAAGGTGGTGATGGCGCGGACGATGCCCGGCCGTTCCGGGCAGGCCAGGGTGAGGACAAATTCCGCAGCGCGGGCTTTTGCCGGAGTGCCGCTGTTGGCGGCGGTGGTGGAGGCGACTGCGGGGGCGCCTTCAAGGACTGTGGACAAGATTTTCTCCTAGGGTGTAGCAGACTGGGCTGCGGTTGGGGCGGTGGCAGGGGCATCGGTGGCCCGGCCACTGCAGGGGGCGTCATCTGGGCAATGCGGGGTGCATTCGTGTTTGGTGACGAGGTCGAAGTGGACACCGCCGTGTTGCTGGACGCCTGAACGGATGGCCCGTTCGACGACGCTTGTGGCCAGCCTGCTTCGCAAGGCCAGCGGATCACGCCGCAGGTCCCGGGCCAGGGCAAGGCACAGGAGCAGCATGACCAGGACAAAGGGCAGGGCGGCGACGATGGTGATGCGCTGCAGCCCCGATAGTGCTTCGGACGGTTCATCTCCGCCGGCCAGCAGCATCACCGCGGCCACGCCGCCGGTCAGCAGGCCCCAGAAGATGACCAGTCCGCGGCGGGGTTCGCTGGATCCGTTGGAGCTCAGCGACGCCATGATGATGGAGGCCGAGTCGGCTCCGGTGACGAAGAAGATGGCCACCAGGACCATGGCCAGGACGATGACGGCGGTGGTGGCCCAGGCCGGCATGCTCAGGTTCGAGACCAGGTCGAAGAGGGCGCCGTCAAAGTCGATCGACGGGGATCCGCCGGCCATGGACACCAGGCCGTCGGCGGGGTTCTCCGTCCGGTCGGCCTGCTGCTGGATTCCGAAGGCGGTGCCGCCGAAGATCCCAAACCAGATCACACTGACGATGCTGGGAACCAGCAGCACGCCGGTGACGAACTGCCGGATGGTCCGTCCCCGGCTGATCCGGGCGATGAACATCCCTACGAACGGCGTCCAGGACACCCACCAGGCCCAGTAGAAGATGGTCCAGCCGGACAGCCAGCTGCGCAGCGCCTCGTCGCCCACGGCTTCGGTACGGGAGGACATGACCGCCAGGTCCCTGGCGTAGTCACCCAGCGCGGCCGGAACCAGGTTGAGGATGAACAGTGTGGGGCCGGCAACGAAGACGACGACGGCCAGGACGACCGCGAGGACCATGTTGATGTTGGACAGCCACTGGATGCCCCGGCTGATGCCGGAGACAGCGGAGGCCACAAAGCAGGACGTGAGTACGGCCACGATCACCACGAGCACCGGTGTGCCGATTTCCCCGACCCAGCCGTTGGAGGTGAAGCCGCTGCCGATCTGAAGCGCACCCAGGCCCAGCGACGCGGCCGTGCCGAACAGCGTGGCGAAGATCGCCAGGATGTTGATGAACTTGCCCACCGGCCCCTCGACCATGCGAATGCCGAAGAGCGAAGTGAACGCCGCGGAAATCAGCTGCTTGCGGCCCAACCGGTAGGTGCCGTAGGCCATCGCGATTCCCACCACGGCGTACATGGCCCAGGGGTGCAGCGTCCAGTGGAAGATGGATGTGGCCATGGCGGTCTGGACCGCTTCCGGGGTACGCCCGTCAACAGTCCCGGGCGGCGGCGCAATGTAGTGGTAGAGCGGCTCTGCCACGCCATAGAACATCAGCCCGATGCCCATGCCGGCGGCGAACATCATGGCCACCCAGGAAACGGTGCGGAACTCCGGCTTTTCACCGTCCTTGCCCAGCGGGATGTTGCCGAACTTGCCCAAGGCCAGCCACAGGACAAAGACCACGAACAGCGAAGCCAGGACCATGAACAGCCAGCCGGTGTATTCCATCACCCAGCCGAGGACGCTTTGCGACGTGGCCGCAAGGCTGTCCCGGCCCAGGAAACCCCAGAGCACAAAGGCGACGGCGAACACCCCGGTAATCCCGAACGTCACCTTGTCGAGGGTGAGGTGGCGGTTACGGCGCGCCGACACCGCCTGCTCGGTTTTGCTCTGCCGGAGTTCCTGAAGGATCTGGACGTGCTCGTCCAGTTCCGGCAGGCGCGCGTCGCCGCTGCTCCGGGTGCCGCTGTTCAGGGCCATGAAAGTCCTTTGCTCCGATTAAAGGGCTCGCTTAGATGTGGCCGTTAACCGTCAGGCCCGGGGGAAGGTTGGGCTCGTCCTCGGACTCGATGACCATGATGTCGCCGTCAACAACCTGGACTTCGTGCACGCGGACGGGGAGTTTGGCCGGCGGTGCGTCAACCTGTCCGGTCCGGAGATTGAACTTGGAGGCGTGCAGCGGGCACTCGACCTCGCAGCCTTCCACCCAGCCGTCGGTCAGCGACGCGTCCTGGTGGGTGCAGGTGTCGTCAATCGCGAAAAGCTCGCCCTCCTCGGTGTGGAAGACGGCGATGGGCGGCGCGGTGTTCAGGCGCAGGGCTTCCCCTGGTGCCAGTTCGCTGAGCGGGCATGCCTTGTGCATTGGGGGGCCTCTTTTCTCGTGTGGAACGTATATATGTGGTGCTGACGGGTTGTTCCGTATAGTTCAACAGCCGTCGTAATATGCAACAGAGTGCTTTCCGTCACAGCCTTTTGTCAAGGGCAGGGGGCCCGATTACGCGCCCGTTCTTTTATGAGTCATTTGCCCCTTGACAGTGACGGTGGCATGGATCACTCTGTTGCATATAGCGATTGTTGTTGCGCTAAAAGCAATAGAAAGAGGGGTGTACATATGCAGACGCTTGCGATCGTGGGAGCCTCCCTGGCCGGTCTTTCCGCCGCGCGGGCAGCCCGCGCCCAAGGCTTTACCGGACGGCTCGTCATCATCGGCGATGAAGAGCACCGTCCGTACGACAGGCCGCCGCTCTCCAAGGACTTCCTGCTCGGGTCCATCACGGCGGAGGACCTGTCCCTGGAGACCGAAACCGACGACCTCGATGCCGAGTGGCTGCTGGGCGTAGGAGCCGTGTCCCTGGACGCGTCGTCGAAGATCATTGGCCTGTCCAACGGCAAGGTGGTCCAGGCCGACGGCATCGTCATCGCCACCGGCGCACGCGCCCGTCAGCTGCCGGCCCTGGCCGGCCTGAGCAACGTCTTCTCATTGCGCACCCTCGCCGATGCGCAGAGCCTGGCGCCTGAACTGGTGCCGGGCAGCAAGATGGCCGTCATCGGTGCCGGCTTCGTTGGCGCCGAGGTTGCCTCTTCCGCAGCTTCCCGCGGGATGGACGTCACCCTGGTCGACACCAAGCCCGTGCCGTTCGCCGCCCAGCTGGGCATGGAAATGGGCTCTGTGGTGGGCGGACTGCACACCACCAAGGGTGTCCGGCTCATCTCGTCGGCAGTCATTGAAGACTTCTACTCGGGTGAAGGGAACGTGACCGGCCTCCGGCTGGCCGACGGCACCTACATCGCCGCCGACGTTGTGGTGGTGGGCATTGGCGCGGAGCCGAATGTTGAATGGCTCGCCGGTTCCGGCGTGGAGGTCGACGGCGGGGTGCTGTGCGATGCGATGGGACGCACCAATGTTCCGGGCATCGTAGCGGTCGGTGACTGCGCCGCCTGGTTCGACGCCGCTGTTGACAGGCACCGCCGGGTGGAGCACTGGACCGGCGCCCTGGAGCGGGCCGCACTTGCGGTGCAGGCCCTGTTCGACGACGACGCCCCGGCTCAGCCGCTGAAGCCGCCGTACTTCTGGTCGGACCAGCACGGCGTGAAGATCCAGTTCGCCGGCCACTCCGCCGGCTACGACCGCCTCGAGGTCGAGGCGGGCGATGCTGCCGAGCACAGCCTGCTGGCCATCTACTACCGCGAAGACGTTCCCGTCGCCGTTCTGGGCATGAACCAGCCGCGGCTGTTCACCAAGTGGCGCAGGAGCCTCGCGCCGTCGGCACCCAGGCCGGCAGCCGCCGTCGTGCCCTCAGCTTTGGCGCCGGCGGGCGAACCCGCCCTTGCCGGTGCCGCCGCGGGGCTTTAGCCCCAACCCTTTCTTTGTAATTCGTGTTGTTTGTGCTGTTTTGTTAGGAGAACAAATTGTCTGTTGAGGTATCCACCCCGAGCCTGATCCCCACGCTGGGCGGCCACCTGTACACGGATCCGGCGATCTTCCGGGCCGAGCAGGAGCGTATTTTCGAGCAGATGTGGTTCTGCGCGATCCGGTCCTCGGACCTGGGGAAGCCCGGGGCATGGCAGACGGTGCAGATTGGCCGCGAAAGCGTGCTGATCTCGCGCACCCGCAAGGGCGAGATCCGCGCCTTCTACAACGTCTGCCGGCACCGCGGCGTGAAGCTGTGCATGGAGGAAAAGGGCGAAGCTGCCCGCAACTTCCAGTGCCCGTACCACGCCTGGACCTATGACTTCGAGGGCAAGCTCATCGCGGCCCCGAACCTGACCAAGATGCCGGACATCGACCGCGACGAGTACGGCCTGTCCAAGGTCCACATCCGCGAATACCTGGGCTACGTGTGGGTCTGCCTGGCCGAGGAGCCGCCGTCCTTCGAAGAGGAAGTCATGGGCGCAATCGAGGAGCGCCTCGGCAACGTCCACGCCATCGACGGCTACGATGTGGCCAACCTGTCCGTGGGCCGCCGCATCCGCTACGACGTGAAGGCCAACTGGAAGCTCATCATCGAGAACTTCATGGAGTGCTACCACTGCGCCACCATCCACCCGGAGCTGACCGAGGTCCTGCCCGAGTTCGCCGACGGCCTGGCCGCGCAGTACTTCGTGGGCCACGGCGCCGAGTTCGGTGAGGACATCAAGGGCTTCACCGTGGACGGCTCCGAGGGCCTGGACGTCATCCCGGGCGTGGCCGAGGACCAGGACCGCCGCTACTACGCGATCACGATCAAGCCGACCGTGTTCGTGAACCTGGTTCCGGACCACGTCATCATCCACCGCATGTTCCCGATGTCCGCAGACCACACCATCGTCGAATGCGACTGGCTGTACCTGCCCTCCGTGGTGGAGTCCGGCAAGGACGTCAGCGCCTCCGTTGAGCTGTTCCACCGCGTGAACATGCAAGACTTCGACGCCTGCGAGCGTTGCCAGCCGGGCATGGCCTCCAAGTCCTACGCCAAGGGCGGCGTGCTCGTCCCCAGCGAACACCACATCGGCGCTTTCCACGACTGGGTCCAGGAAAAGGTCGGCGACGTCCCGCTGTCCGGAGAAGCCCTGCTGGGCCTCACCCCGGACACCCCGCCGCTGGAAGAGCGTGCAGAAACCATGCAGCAGAAAGAGACCGCAACCCCGGCCTCCTAAAGCTCTAGCCCA is from Arthrobacter sp. QXT-31 and encodes:
- a CDS encoding GcvT family protein encodes the protein MSASPRVVIIGAGIVGTNLADELSSRGWTDITVVEQGPLELAGGSTSHAPGLVFQNNPSKTMTEFATYTVNKLLALSKDGESCFNQVGGLELATTPERLADLKRKMGVMTSWGVESRIVDADECEKIYPLLNTGKLTGGREVLGGLLIPTDGLALAARAVQLLIERSRERGVTYLGSTTVTGISQWGGKVTGVETSSGVIPADVVVSCAGFWGRELGKMVGLEVPLLPLAHQYVVSTPLPELEGVNELPKGASKPILRYQDRDLYYREWGDRIGIGSYAHRPMPVDMSALPKVAAEEMSDHRMPSRLDFTLEDFVPAWEDSQDLLPALRSAAIQDGFNGIFSFTPDGGPLIGEAPELSGFFVAEAVWVTHSAGVAKAVAELLTEGRSRIDLHGTELTRFEKVQTSDDYVSETSQQNFVEIYDVLHPLQPKESPRDLRVSPFNVRQKELGAFFLESAAWERPHWFEANRPLLDELPEEWQAPEREPWAAMFSSPISAAEAWKTRTAVALYDMTPLKRLAVNGPGAQELLHRLSTGNIAKKPGAVTYCLLLEHDGGIRSDVTVARLGEEDFQLGVNSNVDFDYLRVEARKQSAADPAKWVHVTDITGSTCCIGLWGPLAREVIGKVSTDDVTNDGLKYFRTKEINVGGIPVTAMRLSYVGELGWELYTTAEYGLKLWDLLFEAGQEHGIIAAGRGAFNSLRLEKGYRLWGTDVTTEHHPYQSGLGFSVAKDKEGFVGAEALKALKEQPVDKVLRCLTVDDGTSIVLGKEPVFVGGVASGYVTSAAYGYSIRKPIAYAWLPAAVSEGDAVEIEYFGRRVAATVSAEPLFDPGMERLRG
- the purU gene encoding formyltetrahydrofolate deformylase — encoded protein: MSTVLEGAPAVASTTAANSGTPAKARAAEFVLTLACPERPGIVRAITTFLADRGFDIVEHQQFDDHVSGNLYLRTAFTHSGIDGDQGPFARLGEPGQQTAESLTAEFAAIAGEFGMDFSIHDGRPQRLLVMVSKFGHCLNDLIFRWRAGSLGAEIAVVVSNHEDLRPMAEAAGLTFIHVPVTAATKPEAEARLLDLVAEYDADLVVLARYMQVLSDDLCKKLRGRAINIHHSFLPGFKGAKPYHQAYDRGVKMVGATAHYVTADLDEGPIIEQEVFRVDHALDPDALVTVGRDAETQALSRAVKWHCQHRVLLNNTRTVVFR
- a CDS encoding BCCT family transporter, producing the protein MALNSGTRSSGDARLPELDEHVQILQELRQSKTEQAVSARRNRHLTLDKVTFGITGVFAVAFVLWGFLGRDSLAATSQSVLGWVMEYTGWLFMVLASLFVVFVLWLALGKFGNIPLGKDGEKPEFRTVSWVAMMFAAGMGIGLMFYGVAEPLYHYIAPPPGTVDGRTPEAVQTAMATSIFHWTLHPWAMYAVVGIAMAYGTYRLGRKQLISAAFTSLFGIRMVEGPVGKFINILAIFATLFGTAASLGLGALQIGSGFTSNGWVGEIGTPVLVVIVAVLTSCFVASAVSGISRGIQWLSNINMVLAVVLAVVVFVAGPTLFILNLVPAALGDYARDLAVMSSRTEAVGDEALRSWLSGWTIFYWAWWVSWTPFVGMFIARISRGRTIRQFVTGVLLVPSIVSVIWFGIFGGTAFGIQQQADRTENPADGLVSMAGGSPSIDFDGALFDLVSNLSMPAWATTAVIVLAMVLVAIFFVTGADSASIIMASLSSNGSSEPRRGLVIFWGLLTGGVAAVMLLAGGDEPSEALSGLQRITIVAALPFVLVMLLLCLALARDLRRDPLALRSRLATSVVERAIRSGVQQHGGVHFDLVTKHECTPHCPDDAPCSGRATDAPATAPTAAQSATP
- a CDS encoding bifunctional 3-phenylpropionate/cinnamic acid dioxygenase ferredoxin subunit, coding for MHKACPLSELAPGEALRLNTAPPIAVFHTEEGELFAIDDTCTHQDASLTDGWVEGCEVECPLHASKFNLRTGQVDAPPAKLPVRVHEVQVVDGDIMVIESEDEPNLPPGLTVNGHI
- a CDS encoding NAD(P)/FAD-dependent oxidoreductase; its protein translation is MQTLAIVGASLAGLSAARAARAQGFTGRLVIIGDEEHRPYDRPPLSKDFLLGSITAEDLSLETETDDLDAEWLLGVGAVSLDASSKIIGLSNGKVVQADGIVIATGARARQLPALAGLSNVFSLRTLADAQSLAPELVPGSKMAVIGAGFVGAEVASSAASRGMDVTLVDTKPVPFAAQLGMEMGSVVGGLHTTKGVRLISSAVIEDFYSGEGNVTGLRLADGTYIAADVVVVGIGAEPNVEWLAGSGVEVDGGVLCDAMGRTNVPGIVAVGDCAAWFDAAVDRHRRVEHWTGALERAALAVQALFDDDAPAQPLKPPYFWSDQHGVKIQFAGHSAGYDRLEVEAGDAAEHSLLAIYYREDVPVAVLGMNQPRLFTKWRRSLAPSAPRPAAAVVPSALAPAGEPALAGAAAGL
- a CDS encoding aromatic ring-hydroxylating oxygenase subunit alpha gives rise to the protein MSVEVSTPSLIPTLGGHLYTDPAIFRAEQERIFEQMWFCAIRSSDLGKPGAWQTVQIGRESVLISRTRKGEIRAFYNVCRHRGVKLCMEEKGEAARNFQCPYHAWTYDFEGKLIAAPNLTKMPDIDRDEYGLSKVHIREYLGYVWVCLAEEPPSFEEEVMGAIEERLGNVHAIDGYDVANLSVGRRIRYDVKANWKLIIENFMECYHCATIHPELTEVLPEFADGLAAQYFVGHGAEFGEDIKGFTVDGSEGLDVIPGVAEDQDRRYYAITIKPTVFVNLVPDHVIIHRMFPMSADHTIVECDWLYLPSVVESGKDVSASVELFHRVNMQDFDACERCQPGMASKSYAKGGVLVPSEHHIGAFHDWVQEKVGDVPLSGEALLGLTPDTPPLEERAETMQQKETATPAS